The following proteins are co-located in the Pseudomonas sp. DY-1 genome:
- a CDS encoding DUF1353 domain-containing protein: MTAFPYFTRPLDLRYDPQASSVLRGEYYRILTGFRLMLSDRQWVDVQAGTLTDGGSIPRLAHPLLPPLGKLGQAYATHDQLCEYLSLTVDGKPSGITRARCDGLLYVAMQVLGATREELAAVQGAVDLYREAARITKPSTIALKRSLEARWNQ, encoded by the coding sequence ATGACGGCCTTCCCTTACTTCACGCGGCCCCTCGATCTGCGCTACGACCCACAGGCCAGCTCGGTGCTGCGTGGCGAGTATTACCGGATACTGACGGGATTCCGCTTGATGCTCAGTGACCGGCAGTGGGTCGATGTTCAGGCCGGCACCTTGACCGATGGTGGCTCCATCCCTCGGCTGGCTCACCCCTTGCTGCCGCCACTGGGCAAGCTGGGCCAGGCCTACGCCACCCATGACCAACTGTGCGAGTACCTGTCGCTAACAGTGGACGGCAAGCCGTCAGGAATCACCCGGGCGCGTTGTGACGGCCTGCTCTACGTGGCCATGCAGGTGCTGGGCGCAACACGAGAGGAACTGGCGGCGGTGCAGGGGGCGGTCGATCTGTATCGTGAGGCGGCGCGGATCACCAAGCCCAGCACCATTGCGTTGAAACGGTCGCTGGAGGCCCGTTGGAATCAGTAA
- a CDS encoding glycoside hydrolase family 19 protein → MEITKEQLLQILPNAGSQRAALFTPAINGAVRRWAINTPKRMAAFLAQVGHESGHLQYVRELGGTKYLAKYDTGPLAERLGNSPEADGDGQFYRGRGLIQITGKYNYTMASIALFGDDRLVREPQLLEEPDWAVQSAGWFWFSKELNALADAGEFSRITRIINGGTNGLAERREIWARARQVLGVEVSA, encoded by the coding sequence ATGGAAATCACCAAGGAGCAGCTGCTCCAGATCCTGCCGAACGCCGGCAGTCAGCGGGCGGCGCTGTTCACGCCTGCGATCAATGGCGCAGTGCGGCGTTGGGCGATCAACACCCCCAAGCGCATGGCGGCATTCCTGGCCCAGGTCGGCCACGAGTCGGGGCACCTGCAGTACGTACGCGAGCTGGGTGGCACCAAGTACCTGGCGAAGTACGACACGGGCCCACTGGCCGAGCGGCTGGGCAACTCGCCGGAAGCGGACGGGGATGGCCAGTTCTACCGGGGGCGGGGGCTGATCCAGATCACCGGGAAGTACAACTACACCATGGCCAGCATTGCCCTGTTCGGGGACGACCGCCTGGTACGTGAGCCCCAACTGCTGGAGGAGCCGGACTGGGCGGTGCAGTCCGCCGGCTGGTTCTGGTTCAGCAAGGAGCTGAACGCCCTGGCCGATGCCGGCGAGTTCAGCCGCATCACCCGCATCATCAACGGCGGCACCAATGGCCTGGCTGAGCGCCGCGAGATCTGGGCGCGGGCGCGTCAGGTGCTGGGAGTGGAGGTGTCGGCATGA